Proteins encoded by one window of Candidatus Methylomirabilota bacterium:
- the dapF gene encoding diaminopimelate epimerase yields the protein MIPFAKGHGLGNDYLVIDQRDLPGPLSARAIATICDRNRGVGSDGILLLVPATRADFGLRIFNPDGSEAEKSGNGLRIFAKYLWDHGHAKQATFTVDTKGGVVECQLHVDQGRVNFVTVEMGRVSFRAPEIPMNGPDRDVVAVPLQLADGTALRVTAVSIGNPHCVVFVERLDEAQCRRLGPMIEQHPAFPNRTNVQFARVKARDALDILIWERGAGFTLASGSSSCGAAAAAVRSGLCDHGRVTVGMPGGELAVHVRPDWSLRLEGPVEEVCTGTLTREFVEAYVTRA from the coding sequence ATGATCCCGTTCGCCAAGGGCCACGGCCTCGGCAACGATTACCTCGTCATCGACCAGCGCGACCTGCCCGGCCCCCTGAGCGCGCGCGCCATCGCGACGATCTGCGACCGCAACCGGGGAGTGGGCTCCGATGGGATCTTATTGTTGGTGCCGGCCACGCGCGCCGACTTCGGCCTGCGGATCTTCAATCCCGACGGCAGCGAGGCCGAGAAGTCGGGGAATGGGCTCCGCATCTTCGCCAAGTATCTCTGGGACCACGGGCACGCCAAGCAGGCGACGTTCACCGTCGACACCAAGGGCGGCGTCGTCGAGTGCCAGCTCCACGTCGACCAGGGCCGGGTGAACTTCGTCACCGTCGAGATGGGCCGCGTGAGCTTCCGGGCCCCCGAGATCCCGATGAACGGGCCCGACCGCGACGTGGTGGCGGTTCCGCTCCAGCTCGCGGACGGCACCGCGCTGCGCGTCACCGCCGTCTCGATCGGCAACCCCCATTGCGTGGTCTTCGTGGAGCGGCTCGACGAGGCGCAGTGCCGGCGACTGGGCCCGATGATCGAGCAGCACCCCGCCTTTCCGAACCGGACCAACGTCCAGTTCGCCCGCGTGAAGGCGCGGGACGCCCTCGACATCCTCATCTGGGAGCGCGGGGCCGGCTTCACGCTGGCCTCCGGCTCGTCGTCTTGCGGCGCGGCGGCGGCGGCCGTCCGCAGCGGCCTCTGCGACCACGGACGCGTCACGGTGGGGATGCCGGGTGGCGAGCTGGCGGTCCACGTGCGCCCGGACTGGTCGCTCCGCCTGGAAGGGCCGGTCGAGGAGGTGTGCACGGGGACGCTCACGCGCGAGTTCGTCGAGGCGTACGTGACCCGGGCATGA
- a CDS encoding TIGR00730 family Rossman fold protein gives MKRICVFAGSSLGARPDYAGAARELAAELARRKLGLVYGGGSVGLMGVLADAALAHGGEVIGVIPRGLATRELAHTGLTEMRVVESMHERKALMASLVDGFIALPGGLGTFEETLEVLTWSQLGIHRKPVGVLNVAGYFDGLLRMLAHAVGEGFVRREYLALLLFADTPAALLDAVAAWQPPRGGGAWLAPSQT, from the coding sequence ATGAAACGAATCTGCGTGTTCGCGGGCTCGTCGCTGGGCGCCCGCCCCGACTACGCCGGCGCCGCCCGCGAGCTGGCGGCCGAGCTGGCCCGCCGCAAGCTCGGCCTCGTCTACGGAGGCGGCTCGGTGGGGTTGATGGGCGTGCTCGCCGACGCGGCGCTGGCCCACGGCGGCGAGGTGATCGGCGTGATTCCACGGGGGCTGGCCACGCGGGAGCTGGCCCACACCGGCCTCACCGAGATGCGGGTGGTGGAGAGCATGCACGAGCGCAAGGCGCTGATGGCGTCGCTGGTGGACGGGTTCATCGCGCTGCCGGGCGGGCTCGGCACCTTCGAGGAGACGCTGGAGGTCCTCACGTGGTCCCAGCTCGGCATTCACCGCAAGCCGGTGGGGGTCCTGAACGTCGCCGGGTACTTCGATGGGCTGCTGCGGATGCTCGCCCACGCGGTCGGGGAGGGCTTCGTACGGCGGGAGTATCTCGCGCTGCTGCTCTTCGCCGACACGCCCGCCGCGCTCCTGGATGCCGTGGCCGCCTGGCAACCGCCCCGCGGGGGTGGCGCGTGGCTCGCCCCCAGCCAGACGTGA